A segment of the Bacteroidia bacterium genome:
ACTTCCACCGGCTGAAAGAGCAGCAATGGCAACATATTCATCCGGATCCGCGGTTAGAAACACAACCGGGATATCCAACCCAAAACCTACACGCAATTCTCTGCACATCTGAATACCATTCATTTCCGGCATCCGAATATCGGATATGATAAGATGTGGTTTATATTTTCTGGCTTTTTCGATTCCCTCCACTCCGTTCTTTGCTTTCAGCACCTCATATCCTCTCCTTTCAATATTATATCCCAGGATCTCCAGGATATCGTCCTCATCGTCTACAATCAGCACGCGCTTTTTAGCCATGCCGCTAAGGTAGATTCACTATACCAACAAGGGGTAAAGAGAAGGTTAGATAATCATTAAATCAGAAACGGAACTTGTAAATGGAACTCATTTCGTGATTATCACGGACGGTAACGTTGAGATCCTTTATCAGTCCGCTTGAAACATTATAGATCCATCCGTGCACATGAAGGGGCTGTCCCCGGTTCCATCCTTCCTGCAGAGTTGTTGTCTTGCAAATATTATAAACTGATTCTATTACATTCAATTCTGCGAACCGGTCTTCACGAGCCTGAGGATCCTGAATACTATCCAGCTCCTTTTCATACAGACGGTACACATCTTTAATATTCCTAAGCCAGTTATCAATAAGTCCGAAGCGCTTATTTGACAATGCGGCCCTAATACCTCCGCAATTGTAATGACCGCAGACAATAACATGTTTTACTTTCAGCACTTGTACAGCAAAATCGAGGCAACTCAGTAAGTTGATGTCGGTATGATCTACCAGATTCGCAATATTCCGGTGTACAAATACTTCTCCCGGG
Coding sequences within it:
- a CDS encoding response regulator, coding for MAKKRVLIVDDEDDILEILGYNIERRGYEVLKAKNGVEGIEKARKYKPHLIISDIRMPEMNGIQMCRELRVGFGLDIPVVFLTADPDEYVAIAALSAGGSHYLTKPVKPSIITGIVDFFIGKEMTNTFMFEH
- a CDS encoding carbonic anhydrase, with the protein product MDDIYQRLLQGNKDFVASKLKLNPRFFQELAEGQSPPVFWVGCSDSRVPANEVTNTRPGEVFVHRNIANLVDHTDINLLSCLDFAVQVLKVKHVIVCGHYNCGGIRAALSNKRFGLIDNWLRNIKDVYRLYEKELDSIQDPQAREDRFAELNVIESVYNICKTTTLQEGWNRGQPLHVHGWIYNVSSGLIKDLNVTVRDNHEMSSIYKFRF